A genomic stretch from Microplitis mediator isolate UGA2020A chromosome 10, iyMicMedi2.1, whole genome shotgun sequence includes:
- the LOC130676478 gene encoding protein PFC0760c isoform X2 yields MAFPPLVSSTPPPLDNYRESDDDEFGDYAAGGLDGSSTTSESPRKLLTPIQTPTPSMTASPRINGTGDYSLAVDVLTREDGNDDGGGGGGVLRSRIDEDIITVEKTDDTVSSIKLNIRTCSGSLNNNNNKSDFIKNRDINIDDISRDKSDKNSGYESNICSTNDICNQGNLDKTNLLPINVNGDVVNSNNSSLAESLKTASDRDDSLNNIEATDDHEPLSLILDDPTVDSDSHQDLDNDFYDYDNYNNSLECDSPRPNDNPDSGLNSPKHEIFKNNNVSDKEIVEVTKLKNFESTINSPENNESIKVDDNQGEKVDDFFKDISSDFSSFLIAHGNNKDYVNNFTISDIDHDIEESENNHTDDKIKSSNDFSDFNFYFDKNILSTHSNNNSNSCINNIQDNVIDVDIPPLENHDINVNDDYDDDDEFGDFSDFNNTVVNMENNQNDDKDSIKKNDTDENLEKLNINDSSDNNDCDFKNFIDYQCTDKNQTSELNVLEPKNIISEGISEPSPLPLKITPSYETNNDYDDFSTYEPFKSATTATKIIPSGSQLSPEHNKPTVDTETQEISTVTECKKQDDDDDVHDDDFGDFADFSSGPAAEIQEWTPNVQEPVASNLDDDDFDDFCSNSAIVETHEINIRESISRIDNKNAANKIEDIIANMFPNTPEIPEIDIKSLIEETDDLWQSLKRIEETNALSYQWTNSVSNNVLLGSLGIDSRNILFGPRWNPNIPRFAANLGYAPLEPTRASSEAQQASTSSTNKQQNSTTSDEVPAAQFDWNSSGLVNPLDASNGNNLHEQEENYSKTRSSELIENELMKPVRQSQLSKIIEPLPGPSTVEWKKKQDSFDGVTKKIVNQKPRTNKINQQVPVTGTISKIDVRSESIKIDSAKEYSHRKSGGIKRDNFVEQHTVMDRYGRPMVVQAETVRVLKQLPDLSFLSARTLLFNPEQKQIVQDLGAMINRKMPG; encoded by the exons ATGGCATTTCCACCACTGGTCAGTTCAACACCTCCACCTCTTGATAATTATCGCGAGAGTGATGATGATGAGTTTGGTGACTACGCAGCTGGAGGTCTTGATG gATCATCAACAACCTCTGAGTCACCTAGAAAATTACTTACTCCAATTCAAACTCCAACTCCATCAATGACAGCGTCTCCGAGGATCAATGGAACTGGAGATTATTCACTAGCTGTTGATGTATTGACACGTGAAGATGGTAATGAtgatggtggtggtggtggtggtgttCTCAGATCTCGGATTGATGAGGATATTATCACTGTAGAAAAAACAGATGACACAGTGAGCAGTATAAAGCTAAATATTAGGACGTGTAGTggtagtttaaataataataataataaatcggattttataaaaaatagagaTATTAATATAGATGATATTTCACGggataaaagtgataaaaattcggGTTATGAAAGCAATATATGTAGCACAAACGATATTTGTAATCAAGGAAATTTAGATAAGACAAATTTATTACCTATTAATGTTAATGGTGATGtagtaaatagtaataatagtagtttagctgaaagtTTGAAGACTGCAAGTGATAGAGATGATTCGCTAAATAATATTGAGGCTACTGATGATCACGAGCCATTGAGTTTGATACTAGATGATCCTACAGTTGACAGTGATTCACATCAAGACTTGGACAATGATTTTTATGACTatgataattacaataattcatTGGAGTGTGACAGTCCTCGTCCAAATGATAATCCAGATTCAGGATTAAATTCACCCAAGCatgagatttttaaaaataataatgtcagTGACAAGGAAATTGTTGAGGTGACAaagctgaaaaattttgagagtACAATTAATAGTCCAGAGAATAATGAGTCAATTAAAGTTGATGATAATCAAGGTGAAAAGGTTGATGacttttttaaagatatctcttcggatttttcaagttttctTATTGCTCATGGGAATAATAAAGACTATGTCAATAATTTTACGATATCGGATATCGATCATGATATTGAAGAATCAGAAAATAATCACactgatgataaaataaagaGTTCAAATGATTTtagtgattttaatttttattttgataaaaatattttatctacgcatagtaataataatagtaattccTGTATTAATAACATACAAGATAATGTTATTGATGTTGACATTCCACCGTTGGAGAATCATGATATCAATGTTAatgatgattatgatgatgatgatgaatttGGTGATTTTAGTGACTTTAATAATACAGTAGTCAATAtggaaaataatcaaaatgatgataaagattcgattaaaaaaaatgatactgatgaaaatttagaaaaattaaacattaatgaTAGTAGTGATAATAATGActgtgattttaaaaatttcatagattaTCAGTGTACAGATAAAAACCAAACCAGTGAATTAAATGTATTAGAaccgaaaaatattatatCGGAAGGGATTTCAGAACCAAGTCCACTGCCACTTAAAATAACGCCGAGTTATGAAACGAATAATGATTATGATGATTTTTCGACTTATGAACCATTCAAAAGTGCCACCACAGCAACTAAAATCATTCCCAGTGGCAGTCAACTATCGCCAGAACACAATAAACCAACGGTAGATACAGAAACACAAGAAATATCAACAGTTACAGAATGTAAAAAACAggatgacgatgatgatgtTCATGATGATGATTTTGGAGATTTTGCTGATTTTTCCAGTGGACCAGCAGCTGAAATACAAGAATGGACGCCAAATGTCCAAGAACCAGTCGCTTCCAATCTAGATGACGATGACTTTGATGACTTTTGCAGTAATTCTGCGATTGTAGAAACacatgaaataaatataagagaaTCTATAAGTCGAATAGATAATAAAAAC GCTGCTAATAAAATAGAGGACATAATAGCAAATATGTTTCCTAATACTCCAGAAATTCCAGAGATTGATATAAAATCATTGATTGAGGAAACTGATGACTTGTGGCAGTCACTCAAGCGCATTGAAGAGACAAATGCTCTATCTTATCAATGGACTAATAGCGTCAGTAATAATGTTCTTCTTGGTTCCCTTGGTATTGATTCTCGTAATATC cTATTTGGACCTCGTTGGAATCCAAACATTCCAAGATTCGCGGCAAATTTGGGATATGCGCCTTTAGAACCTACAAGAGCTTCTTCCGAAGCACAACAAGCATCAACTTCTAGCACtaataaacaacaaaattcTACCACTAGTGat gaAGTACCAGCAGCTCAATTTGACTGGAACAGTTCTGGCCTAGTCAATCCTCTTGATGCAA GTAATGGTAATAATTTACATGAGCAAgaagaaaattattcaaaaacacGGTCATCAGAGTTGATAGAAAATGAACTAATGAAGCCCGTGAGACAATCGCAGTTGTCTAAAATAATCGAACCACTACCAGGACCTAGTACAgttgaatggaaaaaaaaacaagatagTTTTGATGgtgtcacaaaaaaaattgtcaatcaAAAACCACgaacgaataaaattaatcaacaaGTACCAGTAACTGGTACCATAAGCAAAATTGACGTGAGATccgaatcaataaaaatagacTCAGCAAAAGAATATAGCCATCGTAAATCAGGAGGGATTAAACGTGATAATTTTGTTGAGCAACATACAGTAATGGATCGTTATGGAAGACCAATGGTTGTTCAAGCGGAAACAGTACGAGTGTTAAAACAATTGCCAGATTTATCATTTCTTAGTGCAAGAACGCTACTATTTAATCCTGAACAAAAACAAATTGTTCAGGATCTTGGTGCAATGATAAATCGTAAAATGCCTGGCTGA
- the LOC130676478 gene encoding protein PFC0760c isoform X1: MAFPPLVSSTPPPLDNYRESDDDEFGDYAAGGLDGSSTTSESPRKLLTPIQTPTPSMTASPRINGTGDYSLAVDVLTREDGNDDGGGGGGVLRSRIDEDIITVEKTDDTVSSIKLNIRTCSGSLNNNNNKSDFIKNRDINIDDISRDKSDKNSGYESNICSTNDICNQGNLDKTNLLPINVNGDVVNSNNSSLAESLKTASDRDDSLNNIEATDDHEPLSLILDDPTVDSDSHQDLDNDFYDYDNYNNSLECDSPRPNDNPDSGLNSPKHEIFKNNNVSDKEIVEVTKLKNFESTINSPENNESIKVDDNQGEKVDDFFKDISSDFSSFLIAHGNNKDYVNNFTISDIDHDIEESENNHTDDKIKSSNDFSDFNFYFDKNILSTHSNNNSNSCINNIQDNVIDVDIPPLENHDINVNDDYDDDDEFGDFSDFNNTVVNMENNQNDDKDSIKKNDTDENLEKLNINDSSDNNDCDFKNFIDYQCTDKNQTSELNVLEPKNIISEGISEPSPLPLKITPSYETNNDYDDFSTYEPFKSATTATKIIPSGSQLSPEHNKPTVDTETQEISTVTECKKQDDDDDVHDDDFGDFADFSSGPAAEIQEWTPNVQEPVASNLDDDDFDDFCSNSAIVETHEINIRESISRIDNKNAANKIEDIIANMFPNTPEIPEIDIKSLIEETDDLWQSLKRIEETNALSYQWTNSVSNNVLLGSLGIDSRNILFGPRWNPNIPRFAANLGYAPLEPTRASSEAQQASTSSTNKQQNSTTSDEVPAAQFDWNSSGLVNPLDASGGLSSLLSLDLLYPFDPLLTPHYSAHSESYHHHAACNRSSIYFSNGNNLHEQEENYSKTRSSELIENELMKPVRQSQLSKIIEPLPGPSTVEWKKKQDSFDGVTKKIVNQKPRTNKINQQVPVTGTISKIDVRSESIKIDSAKEYSHRKSGGIKRDNFVEQHTVMDRYGRPMVVQAETVRVLKQLPDLSFLSARTLLFNPEQKQIVQDLGAMINRKMPG, from the exons ATGGCATTTCCACCACTGGTCAGTTCAACACCTCCACCTCTTGATAATTATCGCGAGAGTGATGATGATGAGTTTGGTGACTACGCAGCTGGAGGTCTTGATG gATCATCAACAACCTCTGAGTCACCTAGAAAATTACTTACTCCAATTCAAACTCCAACTCCATCAATGACAGCGTCTCCGAGGATCAATGGAACTGGAGATTATTCACTAGCTGTTGATGTATTGACACGTGAAGATGGTAATGAtgatggtggtggtggtggtggtgttCTCAGATCTCGGATTGATGAGGATATTATCACTGTAGAAAAAACAGATGACACAGTGAGCAGTATAAAGCTAAATATTAGGACGTGTAGTggtagtttaaataataataataataaatcggattttataaaaaatagagaTATTAATATAGATGATATTTCACGggataaaagtgataaaaattcggGTTATGAAAGCAATATATGTAGCACAAACGATATTTGTAATCAAGGAAATTTAGATAAGACAAATTTATTACCTATTAATGTTAATGGTGATGtagtaaatagtaataatagtagtttagctgaaagtTTGAAGACTGCAAGTGATAGAGATGATTCGCTAAATAATATTGAGGCTACTGATGATCACGAGCCATTGAGTTTGATACTAGATGATCCTACAGTTGACAGTGATTCACATCAAGACTTGGACAATGATTTTTATGACTatgataattacaataattcatTGGAGTGTGACAGTCCTCGTCCAAATGATAATCCAGATTCAGGATTAAATTCACCCAAGCatgagatttttaaaaataataatgtcagTGACAAGGAAATTGTTGAGGTGACAaagctgaaaaattttgagagtACAATTAATAGTCCAGAGAATAATGAGTCAATTAAAGTTGATGATAATCAAGGTGAAAAGGTTGATGacttttttaaagatatctcttcggatttttcaagttttctTATTGCTCATGGGAATAATAAAGACTATGTCAATAATTTTACGATATCGGATATCGATCATGATATTGAAGAATCAGAAAATAATCACactgatgataaaataaagaGTTCAAATGATTTtagtgattttaatttttattttgataaaaatattttatctacgcatagtaataataatagtaattccTGTATTAATAACATACAAGATAATGTTATTGATGTTGACATTCCACCGTTGGAGAATCATGATATCAATGTTAatgatgattatgatgatgatgatgaatttGGTGATTTTAGTGACTTTAATAATACAGTAGTCAATAtggaaaataatcaaaatgatgataaagattcgattaaaaaaaatgatactgatgaaaatttagaaaaattaaacattaatgaTAGTAGTGATAATAATGActgtgattttaaaaatttcatagattaTCAGTGTACAGATAAAAACCAAACCAGTGAATTAAATGTATTAGAaccgaaaaatattatatCGGAAGGGATTTCAGAACCAAGTCCACTGCCACTTAAAATAACGCCGAGTTATGAAACGAATAATGATTATGATGATTTTTCGACTTATGAACCATTCAAAAGTGCCACCACAGCAACTAAAATCATTCCCAGTGGCAGTCAACTATCGCCAGAACACAATAAACCAACGGTAGATACAGAAACACAAGAAATATCAACAGTTACAGAATGTAAAAAACAggatgacgatgatgatgtTCATGATGATGATTTTGGAGATTTTGCTGATTTTTCCAGTGGACCAGCAGCTGAAATACAAGAATGGACGCCAAATGTCCAAGAACCAGTCGCTTCCAATCTAGATGACGATGACTTTGATGACTTTTGCAGTAATTCTGCGATTGTAGAAACacatgaaataaatataagagaaTCTATAAGTCGAATAGATAATAAAAAC GCTGCTAATAAAATAGAGGACATAATAGCAAATATGTTTCCTAATACTCCAGAAATTCCAGAGATTGATATAAAATCATTGATTGAGGAAACTGATGACTTGTGGCAGTCACTCAAGCGCATTGAAGAGACAAATGCTCTATCTTATCAATGGACTAATAGCGTCAGTAATAATGTTCTTCTTGGTTCCCTTGGTATTGATTCTCGTAATATC cTATTTGGACCTCGTTGGAATCCAAACATTCCAAGATTCGCGGCAAATTTGGGATATGCGCCTTTAGAACCTACAAGAGCTTCTTCCGAAGCACAACAAGCATCAACTTCTAGCACtaataaacaacaaaattcTACCACTAGTGat gaAGTACCAGCAGCTCAATTTGACTGGAACAGTTCTGGCCTAGTCAATCCTCTTGATGCAA GTGGTGGTCTTTCGTCACTGTTATCCCTAGACTTGTTGTATCCTTTTGATCCTCTGTTAACTCCACATTATTCCGCACATTCCGAATCCTATCACCATCACGCTGCTTGTAACAGGAGCTCCATATACTTCA GTAATGGTAATAATTTACATGAGCAAgaagaaaattattcaaaaacacGGTCATCAGAGTTGATAGAAAATGAACTAATGAAGCCCGTGAGACAATCGCAGTTGTCTAAAATAATCGAACCACTACCAGGACCTAGTACAgttgaatggaaaaaaaaacaagatagTTTTGATGgtgtcacaaaaaaaattgtcaatcaAAAACCACgaacgaataaaattaatcaacaaGTACCAGTAACTGGTACCATAAGCAAAATTGACGTGAGATccgaatcaataaaaatagacTCAGCAAAAGAATATAGCCATCGTAAATCAGGAGGGATTAAACGTGATAATTTTGTTGAGCAACATACAGTAATGGATCGTTATGGAAGACCAATGGTTGTTCAAGCGGAAACAGTACGAGTGTTAAAACAATTGCCAGATTTATCATTTCTTAGTGCAAGAACGCTACTATTTAATCCTGAACAAAAACAAATTGTTCAGGATCTTGGTGCAATGATAAATCGTAAAATGCCTGGCTGA
- the LOC130676482 gene encoding RNA transcription, translation and transport factor protein isoform X3, whose protein sequence is MFKQKLKALDYMYWDKVNANDTEHFRKLVSWLEDQKIRHYTIEDRAGLREIGSSNWDKSFDKFIQDVGCPVTSSNLDKLEWLIGLAVRLEYEDNLNKYQKVTKEKSAHDAVPSVKSTNPLDNLDFESNEFKNRVSSLAKLLKIPQHPDHRVTLQACSKHVVQRLNPNALKNPSSVVIKGKPFPIMETDMGFDMGDKVLNNTAKALSLLYIQDLRNLQTGINEAIVAVQNITADPKTDTRAGKVGR, encoded by the exons ATGTTTAAGCAAAAACTTAAAGCTCTAGATTATATGTACTGGGATAAGGTTAATGCCAATg ATACTGAGCACTTCCGGAAATTGGTCAGCTGGTTGGAAGACCAGAAAATAAGACACTACACCATCGAAGATCGAGCTGGCCTGAGAGAAATCGGCAGCTCCAATTGGGACAAAagtttcgataaatttattcaagatgTTGGGTGTCCAGTCACCTCGTCAAATCTTGACAAACTCGAATGGCTGATCGGTCTGGCTGTGAGACTCGAATATGAAGATAatt tGAACAAATACCAGAAGGTGACGAAAGAAAAGTCAGCACATGACGCAGTACCCAGTGTTAAATCAACCAACCCATTGGATAACTTGGact ttgaAAGCAATGAGTTTAAAAACAGAGTCAGCTCGTTAgcaaaattactcaaaattccCCAACATCCAGATCATCGGGTGACACTCCAAGCTTGCAGTAAACACGTAGTGCAGAGATTAAATCCCAACGCATTGAAAAATCCTTCTAGTGTCGTGATAAAGGGAAAGCCGTTCCCAATAATGGAGACGGACATGGGCTTCGACATGGGTGACAAAGTACTAAACAACACAGCAAAGGCTCTCAGTTTGTTGTACATCCAAGATCTTCGAAACCTCCAGACAGGAATAAACGAAGCGATCGTCGCCGTGCAAAATATAACCGCTGATCCTAAGACTGACACCAGGGCCGGAAAAGTTGgcagataa
- the LOC130676482 gene encoding RNA transcription, translation and transport factor protein isoform X1: MFKQKLKALDYMYWDKVNANEVTSDTEHFRKLVSWLEDQKIRHYTIEDRAGLREIGSSNWDKSFDKFIQDVGCPVTSSNLDKLEWLIGLAVRLEYEDNLNKYQKVTKEKSAHDAVPSVKSTNPLDNLDFESNEFKNRVSSLAKLLKIPQHPDHRVTLQACSKHVVQRLNPNALKNPSSVVIKGKPFPIMETDMGFDMGDKVLNNTAKALSLLYIQDLRNLQTGINEAIVAVQNITADPKTDTRAGKVGR; the protein is encoded by the exons ATGTTTAAGCAAAAACTTAAAGCTCTAGATTATATGTACTGGGATAAGGTTAATGCCAATg aaGTAACTTCAGATACTGAGCACTTCCGGAAATTGGTCAGCTGGTTGGAAGACCAGAAAATAAGACACTACACCATCGAAGATCGAGCTGGCCTGAGAGAAATCGGCAGCTCCAATTGGGACAAAagtttcgataaatttattcaagatgTTGGGTGTCCAGTCACCTCGTCAAATCTTGACAAACTCGAATGGCTGATCGGTCTGGCTGTGAGACTCGAATATGAAGATAatt tGAACAAATACCAGAAGGTGACGAAAGAAAAGTCAGCACATGACGCAGTACCCAGTGTTAAATCAACCAACCCATTGGATAACTTGGact ttgaAAGCAATGAGTTTAAAAACAGAGTCAGCTCGTTAgcaaaattactcaaaattccCCAACATCCAGATCATCGGGTGACACTCCAAGCTTGCAGTAAACACGTAGTGCAGAGATTAAATCCCAACGCATTGAAAAATCCTTCTAGTGTCGTGATAAAGGGAAAGCCGTTCCCAATAATGGAGACGGACATGGGCTTCGACATGGGTGACAAAGTACTAAACAACACAGCAAAGGCTCTCAGTTTGTTGTACATCCAAGATCTTCGAAACCTCCAGACAGGAATAAACGAAGCGATCGTCGCCGTGCAAAATATAACCGCTGATCCTAAGACTGACACCAGGGCCGGAAAAGTTGgcagataa
- the LOC130676482 gene encoding RNA transcription, translation and transport factor protein isoform X2, translating into MFKQKLKALDYMYWDKVNANVTSDTEHFRKLVSWLEDQKIRHYTIEDRAGLREIGSSNWDKSFDKFIQDVGCPVTSSNLDKLEWLIGLAVRLEYEDNLNKYQKVTKEKSAHDAVPSVKSTNPLDNLDFESNEFKNRVSSLAKLLKIPQHPDHRVTLQACSKHVVQRLNPNALKNPSSVVIKGKPFPIMETDMGFDMGDKVLNNTAKALSLLYIQDLRNLQTGINEAIVAVQNITADPKTDTRAGKVGR; encoded by the exons ATGTTTAAGCAAAAACTTAAAGCTCTAGATTATATGTACTGGGATAAGGTTAATGCCAATg TAACTTCAGATACTGAGCACTTCCGGAAATTGGTCAGCTGGTTGGAAGACCAGAAAATAAGACACTACACCATCGAAGATCGAGCTGGCCTGAGAGAAATCGGCAGCTCCAATTGGGACAAAagtttcgataaatttattcaagatgTTGGGTGTCCAGTCACCTCGTCAAATCTTGACAAACTCGAATGGCTGATCGGTCTGGCTGTGAGACTCGAATATGAAGATAatt tGAACAAATACCAGAAGGTGACGAAAGAAAAGTCAGCACATGACGCAGTACCCAGTGTTAAATCAACCAACCCATTGGATAACTTGGact ttgaAAGCAATGAGTTTAAAAACAGAGTCAGCTCGTTAgcaaaattactcaaaattccCCAACATCCAGATCATCGGGTGACACTCCAAGCTTGCAGTAAACACGTAGTGCAGAGATTAAATCCCAACGCATTGAAAAATCCTTCTAGTGTCGTGATAAAGGGAAAGCCGTTCCCAATAATGGAGACGGACATGGGCTTCGACATGGGTGACAAAGTACTAAACAACACAGCAAAGGCTCTCAGTTTGTTGTACATCCAAGATCTTCGAAACCTCCAGACAGGAATAAACGAAGCGATCGTCGCCGTGCAAAATATAACCGCTGATCCTAAGACTGACACCAGGGCCGGAAAAGTTGgcagataa
- the LOC130676484 gene encoding AN1-type zinc finger protein 2A-like, which translates to MELPHIGKHCSEKTCNRLDFLPMRCDACEESFCSDHITYLTHSCPSAYKKDVQVPVCPLCHVPIPIKRGDTPDIAVGLHIDNHCESDLSNAKKKVFVNKCSNKGCKIKEIIRVDCKDCGMNFCLKHRHPVDHNCIGHEEAVRLKRLEALKKKAKQQSAGSGSSNKNSNGQTFRNYQGSMSEDEALARALQASMQDENSSRRQQQVHTVPSGNRNLCRLA; encoded by the coding sequence atggaactACCACATATTGGAAAACATTGTTCAGAAAAAACCTGCAATCGATTAGATTTTTTACCCATGAGATGCGATGCATGTGAAGAATCATTTTGCAGTGACCACATAACATATTTGACTCATTCGTGCCCAAGTGCGTACAAAAAAGACGTCCAGGTACCAGTATGCCCATTGTGCCACGTTCCGATACCTATAAAACGTGGCGACACACCAGACATCGCCGTGGGTCTGCACATTGACAATCACTGCGAGTCAGATCTCAGCAACGCCAAGAAAAAAGTATTCGTTAACAAGTGCTCAAACAAGGGCTGCAAAATAAAGGAAATAATTCGCGTGGATTGCAAAGACTGCGGCATGAACTTCTGTCTGAAGCATCGGCATCCAGTCGACCACAACTGCATCGGCCATGAGGAGGCTGTCAGACTGAAGCGGCTGGAGGCTCTGAAGAAAAAGGCCAAGCAGCAAAGTGCCGGATCTGGGAGCAGTAATAAGAATTCTAATGGACAAACGTTTCGTAATTACCAAGGAAGTATGAGCGAAGACGAAGCTTTGGCCCGAGCTCTCCAGGCTTCAATGCAAGATGAGAATTCCAGTCGTCGACAGCAACAAGTCCATACTGTGCCTTCCGGAAATCGTAATTTATGTAGACTAGcgtaa